TCTTCCACTTTGGTCTGAAGTTCTGCAAGAATTTTTAATCCCTCTTCCGTGATCAATACATCCACTTGCCTTCTGTCGTTTGGACATTCAGTTCGTCTTACATATCCTTTCAATTTCAACTTCTCGATCAATCGGGATGCATTAGACATTTTGTTTAACATACGATCTTGGATAGAAGAAACCGTCGTTGGAACTCCATTTTGCCCTCTTAAAATGCGGAGAACATTGTATTGTTCTGGAGAAATCCCATAAGGTTTAAACAACCCATTTTGACAGGTTACCAAGTAACTGTGCGTATACAATAAATTGACAACTGCCTTATTATAAGGGTCTTTGAAAACCTTCTGTTGTATTTCGTCTTCGATCTTTGCCATTATTCTTGCAATTGTATTTAATGTATATACATGTAAATGTAAGAAAAGGTTTCAAATTTGTCAAAAAAATTTTTCGCCCAACAGATCTCCCCTAACAAAAATTAATGCAATCCTCTTTATATCAGAGCATTAATTAAACACTTTGTTCAATTAACCAATCTCCAATCAATCGATTTATTTCTCTGGGCTTTTCTATGCAGCTGCTGTGTCCAGCACCAGGAATTCTATGGAGTTTTGAATTTGCAATACCCATTTGAATGAATTTTGCCTTTTCTGGTTTTGTCGCTACATCTTCATCTCCCACGATGATCATTGTAGGACAAGAAATGAATTTCAGTTCGTCTTCCACACCCGTCCTATTGATCACCCCATTCACGGGTCCCGTTACAGATTTCTTATTCCCCATCATTTCCTTTTTCCAAAGCTCCACTTTCTCTTTGTTCAAAGGGTTATTCAGCCAGCTTTCAGCAAACATGATGGGCATGACTTTATTGGCAACGAGGCCAATCACGCCAAACCATTTGACAATATTATTCAAGGTTCTGTATTTTGGAATATTTTCCACAGGTTCAGAATTGGCTGAGGTTTCCAGTAAAATCAAACTTTTTAATATTTCAGGGTGTCTGGCTGCCAAGCGAATCCCGACAAAACCTCCCATGGACAAACCAGCAAAATGTACCGGCCCAGGGCATAATTCCTTGATAAGCGCCAAGGCATCTTCCGTCAAAGTATCCATGTCAAAAGGAGCTTTAACCTCACTTTTTCCTTGTCCTCGATGATCAAAAGCAATTACCCT
Above is a window of Algoriphagus machipongonensis DNA encoding:
- a CDS encoding MarR family winged helix-turn-helix transcriptional regulator, producing the protein MAKIEDEIQQKVFKDPYNKAVVNLLYTHSYLVTCQNGLFKPYGISPEQYNVLRILRGQNGVPTTVSSIQDRMLNKMSNASRLIEKLKLKGYVRRTECPNDRRQVDVLITEEGLKILAELQTKVEEGNWKFVNLDKEEVNQLNDLLDKLRG
- a CDS encoding alpha/beta fold hydrolase translates to MPYLEINQVKIYYTEQGVGEETIIFSHGLLWSHRMFQEQIDFLSPRFRVIAFDHRGQGKSEVKAPFDMDTLTEDALALIKELCPGPVHFAGLSMGGFVGIRLAARHPEILKSLILLETSANSEPVENIPKYRTLNNIVKWFGVIGLVANKVMPIMFAESWLNNPLNKEKVELWKKEMMGNKKSVTGPVNGVINRTGVEDELKFISCPTMIIVGDEDVATKPEKAKFIQMGIANSKLHRIPGAGHSSCIEKPREINRLIGDWLIEQSV